One genomic segment of Humidesulfovibrio mexicanus includes these proteins:
- a CDS encoding methyltransferase domain-containing protein, giving the protein MAFHDPTLSRSAQIARSFGARAAQYDEHALLQRQTAQTLADFIARNGGLPGLGLVAEVGCGTGLLSILLAREAQRYLATDIAPEMLARCTRRLGDLDHVAFAVMDGGTPVFPESPAAIVSNLAAQWFEDPVGGLTRLALCAPCLFFAVPLAGSFPEWREAFQDIGRQPGLLPMPKSGDILRALTTLPGRRTRFATESHCLRYPNARAFADSFRNIGADKPRDGYRPAPIKPVFERFAQGMESTAFVLYGMVKQEGA; this is encoded by the coding sequence ATGGCCTTCCATGACCCGACCCTGTCCCGCAGCGCGCAAATCGCCCGCAGCTTCGGGGCCCGCGCGGCGCAGTACGATGAACACGCCCTGCTGCAGCGCCAGACCGCACAGACACTTGCCGACTTCATCGCTCGCAACGGTGGATTGCCTGGCCTGGGGCTGGTGGCCGAGGTCGGCTGCGGCACAGGGCTCTTGTCAATTCTGCTGGCGCGGGAAGCCCAACGGTACCTCGCCACGGACATCGCCCCGGAAATGCTTGCGCGCTGCACACGCCGCCTCGGCGATCTGGACCATGTGGCGTTCGCCGTCATGGATGGGGGAACCCCGGTTTTTCCCGAATCACCAGCCGCCATCGTCAGCAACCTCGCGGCCCAATGGTTCGAGGATCCGGTGGGCGGGCTGACGCGGTTGGCCCTTTGCGCTCCATGCCTGTTTTTTGCGGTCCCGCTGGCGGGCAGCTTCCCTGAATGGCGCGAGGCCTTCCAGGACATCGGCCGCCAGCCAGGGCTGCTCCCCATGCCGAAGAGCGGGGATATACTGCGCGCGCTCACCACGCTTCCCGGTCGCCGCACGCGTTTCGCCACAGAATCCCACTGCCTGCGCTATCCAAACGCCCGCGCCTTTGCGGACAGTTTCCGCAACATCGGCGCGGACAAACCACGGGACGGCTATCGCCCCGCGCCCATCAAGCCCGTGTTCGAGCGCTTTGCCCAGGGCATGGAGTCCACAGCCTTTGTCCTCTACGGCATGGTGAAACAGGAGGGCGCATGA
- a CDS encoding CoA-binding protein, translating to MIYNDKELASLIGQVKTIAVVGAKDKPGQPVDMVGRALIEAGFQVIPVHPKRSTVWGLPAYPSLADVPCSLDLIDLFRAPQYCPEHARETMALASRPRCFWMQTGIASPEAREILKGSGVFVVEDRCLMVEHKRLLGGGRNG from the coding sequence ATGATATACAACGACAAAGAGCTAGCCTCGCTGATCGGCCAGGTCAAGACCATCGCCGTGGTGGGCGCCAAGGACAAGCCCGGCCAACCCGTAGACATGGTCGGACGCGCCCTCATCGAAGCCGGATTCCAGGTGATCCCGGTACACCCCAAACGGTCCACGGTGTGGGGTCTGCCCGCATACCCAAGCCTGGCCGATGTCCCGTGTTCTCTCGATCTGATCGACCTGTTCCGCGCCCCGCAATACTGTCCGGAGCACGCCCGAGAAACCATGGCCCTGGCGAGCCGCCCCCGCTGCTTCTGGATGCAGACGGGCATCGCAAGTCCCGAAGCAAGGGAGATCCTCAAGGGGTCTGGCGTGTTCGTCGTTGAGGACCGCTGCCTCATGGTGGAACACAAACGGCTCTTGGGCGGCGGCCGCAATGGCTGA
- the hisH gene encoding imidazole glycerol phosphate synthase subunit HisH → MLAILDYKAGNQTSVRRALDHLGIENIITNDPDVLSKADGIIFPGVGAAGQAMDELTSEGLDEVLKSLIWQEKPLLGICVGCQILLDYCEENNTRTLSIIPGECRLFNPAWTEPDGTPIRVPHMGWNRVALKKDCPLFKGIPDEAEFYFVHSYHPAPKPDFIIAETNYGEDFCSVHGRPGLWAVQFHPEKSGAPGLKLLSNFHEYCLEAKNAQ, encoded by the coding sequence ATGCTCGCCATTCTTGACTATAAGGCCGGGAACCAGACCAGCGTGCGCCGCGCCCTCGACCACCTCGGCATCGAAAACATCATCACAAACGATCCCGATGTGCTGTCAAAGGCCGACGGCATCATCTTTCCAGGCGTCGGCGCAGCCGGGCAGGCCATGGACGAGTTGACCTCCGAGGGGCTCGACGAAGTCCTGAAGAGCCTCATCTGGCAAGAAAAGCCCCTGCTCGGCATCTGCGTCGGCTGTCAGATCCTGCTGGACTACTGCGAGGAGAACAACACCCGCACGCTCTCCATCATTCCCGGCGAATGCAGGCTCTTCAACCCGGCCTGGACCGAGCCGGACGGAACTCCCATCCGCGTGCCGCACATGGGCTGGAACCGCGTGGCCCTGAAAAAGGACTGTCCGCTCTTCAAGGGAATTCCCGACGAAGCCGAATTCTACTTCGTGCACAGCTACCATCCTGCGCCCAAGCCCGACTTCATCATCGCCGAGACCAACTACGGCGAGGACTTCTGCTCCGTGCACGGCCGCCCCGGACTCTGGGCCGTGCAGTTCCATCCGGAAAAGAGCGGCGCTCCAGGCCTGAAACTGCTCAGCAATTTTCATGAGTACTGCCTGGAGGCCAAGAATGCTCAGTAA
- a CDS encoding J domain-containing protein has translation MDVRDCQRILQVSPGATLDEVKAAFRRLAFKLHPDLNPFPKAAEQFRELNEAYVLLSHALKDEPRREARGRPKPGPEASAGTAEKVRKARAEKAYAKGSSQARSASASSGRATGRVFQFREEEVLRDLLTDPFARQVFEDIYSQLKQGRPEAARPQAQTPPPVWRPTPTPQAQPQTKRRKLELTWGDKTLGLDLSKGIVGGVKSWLRGQLDDEQTVFYPAFAVGPGKVLRLTVSSRFGESRTVEVTLPPDFVVGRPVRLKGLGRKLGPFTGDLYLRVLAK, from the coding sequence ATGGACGTACGGGACTGCCAACGCATCCTGCAAGTGTCGCCTGGAGCGACCCTTGACGAGGTCAAAGCGGCCTTCCGGAGGCTGGCCTTCAAGCTCCATCCAGACTTGAACCCCTTCCCCAAGGCCGCCGAACAATTCCGGGAACTGAACGAGGCCTACGTCCTGCTTTCCCACGCACTGAAGGACGAACCAAGACGGGAGGCGCGGGGCAGGCCCAAGCCGGGGCCTGAAGCGTCGGCCGGAACGGCAGAAAAAGTGCGCAAGGCCCGCGCCGAAAAGGCCTACGCCAAAGGCTCGTCCCAGGCCAGATCCGCAAGCGCGTCCTCAGGGCGGGCGACCGGACGCGTCTTCCAATTCCGAGAAGAAGAAGTCCTGCGCGACCTGCTGACAGACCCCTTTGCCCGGCAGGTGTTCGAGGACATCTACAGCCAGCTCAAGCAGGGGCGCCCAGAAGCCGCCAGGCCCCAAGCCCAGACGCCGCCGCCTGTCTGGCGGCCAACGCCGACGCCCCAGGCGCAACCGCAAACCAAGCGCCGCAAGCTCGAACTCACCTGGGGCGACAAGACCCTCGGCCTGGATCTGAGCAAGGGCATCGTGGGCGGAGTCAAATCCTGGCTCAGAGGGCAGTTGGACGACGAGCAGACCGTCTTCTATCCCGCCTTTGCCGTGGGCCCGGGCAAGGTGCTGCGCCTGACGGTCAGTTCGCGGTTCGGCGAAAGCCGCACCGTGGAGGTCACCCTGCCCCCGGATTTTGTGGTGGGCCGCCCGGTTCGTCTCAAGGGATTGGGCCGCAAGCTCGGTCCTTTTACGGGCGACCTGTACTTGCGGGTCCTTGCGAAATAG
- a CDS encoding M24 family metallopeptidase, giving the protein MFEALATIPAEELTLRHERCRKLLDEFVPDAGGLLVFARPAIYYLTGTLGTGCLWLPREGQPLLMLRKGEGRAALEAPTIPLATYRSYKDLAVLAAEAGAPLSATIAVDMGGLSWQLGDMLRSRLGAHRFVSGDQVLAVAQSLKSEWELRILRSCGERHHMALHDVLPQLIRPGMSEREIAHTAWAVFFELGHQGILRMSAFGEECFLGHVSAGDSGIYPSSFNGPLGVRGEHPAVPLMGYAGKLWKAGEPLALDIGFQLEGYHTDKTQLYWGGHSSTVPAQVQAAHDFCVEVQAWAAEQLKPGARVSDIWAHCLHWAETAGFAEGFMGLGSNKVPFLGHGIGLAIDGWPAIAKGFDRPVEKGMVFALEPKQAIGGLGMVGVENTYEVTDSGGACITGQEYELLCVQD; this is encoded by the coding sequence ATGTTCGAAGCGCTCGCCACCATCCCTGCCGAGGAACTGACCCTGCGCCACGAGCGTTGCCGGAAGCTGTTGGACGAGTTCGTCCCGGACGCTGGCGGGCTGCTCGTTTTCGCGCGGCCTGCGATCTACTATTTGACAGGAACACTTGGGACAGGCTGCCTGTGGCTGCCCAGGGAGGGACAGCCGCTGCTCATGCTGCGCAAGGGCGAGGGCCGCGCCGCCCTCGAGGCCCCGACAATCCCGCTGGCCACATACCGTTCCTACAAGGACTTGGCCGTGCTGGCCGCAGAAGCCGGGGCGCCCTTGAGCGCGACCATCGCCGTGGACATGGGCGGATTGTCCTGGCAACTTGGCGACATGCTGCGCTCACGCCTTGGAGCGCACCGCTTCGTTTCCGGCGACCAGGTGCTGGCCGTGGCGCAGTCGCTCAAGAGCGAGTGGGAACTGCGCATTTTGCGCTCCTGCGGCGAGCGCCACCACATGGCCCTGCATGATGTCTTGCCGCAGCTTATCCGGCCCGGCATGAGCGAACGGGAGATCGCCCATACCGCCTGGGCCGTCTTTTTCGAGCTTGGTCATCAAGGGATTCTGCGCATGAGCGCTTTTGGCGAGGAGTGCTTCCTGGGCCATGTCTCCGCCGGGGATTCCGGCATCTACCCCAGCAGTTTCAACGGGCCGCTTGGCGTTCGCGGCGAGCATCCGGCCGTGCCGCTCATGGGTTATGCGGGCAAGCTTTGGAAGGCTGGCGAGCCGCTGGCCCTGGACATCGGCTTTCAGCTTGAGGGGTACCACACGGACAAGACACAGCTCTACTGGGGCGGGCATAGCTCCACCGTTCCAGCGCAGGTGCAGGCGGCGCACGATTTTTGTGTGGAGGTGCAGGCCTGGGCGGCGGAACAGCTCAAGCCCGGAGCCCGCGTGAGCGACATCTGGGCGCATTGCCTGCACTGGGCAGAAACAGCGGGCTTCGCCGAGGGGTTCATGGGGCTTGGGTCCAACAAGGTGCCCTTTCTCGGACATGGGATCGGCTTGGCCATTGACGGCTGGCCTGCCATAGCCAAAGGGTTCGACCGACCGGTGGAGAAGGGCATGGTTTTCGCTCTGGAGCCCAAGCAGGCCATAGGCGGTTTGGGCATGGTCGGGGTCGAGAACACTTACGAGGTGACGGACTCGGGCGGGGCGTGCATCACCGGGCAGGAATACGAACTGCTCTGCGTGCAGGACTAG
- the bioA gene encoding adenosylmethionine--8-amino-7-oxononanoate transaminase: protein MKPGNIVDIDRQCVWHPFTQERTAPPPLPVASARGASLFLDDGRELLDMACSWWVNVHGHSHPKIAAAIARQAATLEHVIFAGFTHGPAVRLAQGIVDALPAPLERVFYSDNGSTAVEVALKMAWQFWRNQGRTDRRFFLAFQGGYHGDTFGAMSVGRTSGYYVPFEDLMCEVRHVPFAATWIGDEACAEREAAALEELDALLAACGDQCAAFLAEPLVQGASGMNMCRPEFLRAVVERMQAHAIPVILDEVMTGFGRTGTMFALEQAGVVPDLVCLSKGISGGFLPLAATVASRRIYESFLGEDFHTAFAHGHSFTANPLGCAAGVASLALFKEEDTLRRIADITHAHRVWLADIATLPGVTRPRALGSIAAVTLGDGASDYHAGVGAAVKAKCFERGLLIRPMGNVVYLMPPACVTREELLRAQEGLTRVLKETATLYAS, encoded by the coding sequence ATGAAACCCGGAAACATCGTCGACATCGACAGGCAATGCGTCTGGCACCCCTTCACCCAGGAGCGCACGGCCCCCCCGCCGCTGCCTGTGGCAAGCGCCCGAGGAGCAAGCCTTTTCCTGGATGACGGACGTGAGCTGCTGGACATGGCCTGCTCCTGGTGGGTCAACGTGCATGGGCACAGCCACCCCAAGATCGCCGCGGCAATCGCCCGCCAGGCCGCCACACTGGAACACGTGATCTTCGCCGGCTTCACCCATGGGCCCGCAGTGCGCTTGGCCCAGGGAATCGTGGACGCCCTGCCCGCTCCCCTTGAGCGCGTGTTCTACTCGGACAACGGGTCCACGGCCGTGGAAGTGGCGCTGAAAATGGCTTGGCAGTTCTGGCGCAACCAGGGACGCACTGACCGGAGATTTTTCCTCGCCTTCCAGGGCGGTTATCACGGCGACACCTTCGGCGCCATGAGCGTGGGCCGCACCTCGGGATACTACGTTCCGTTCGAGGATCTTATGTGCGAGGTGCGGCATGTGCCTTTCGCCGCCACATGGATCGGGGACGAAGCCTGCGCGGAACGCGAGGCCGCGGCGCTTGAGGAATTGGACGCGTTGCTTGCGGCGTGTGGGGACCAGTGCGCGGCGTTTCTGGCTGAGCCCCTGGTGCAGGGAGCCAGCGGCATGAACATGTGCCGTCCGGAGTTTCTGCGCGCCGTTGTGGAACGGATGCAGGCACACGCGATCCCGGTCATTCTGGACGAGGTGATGACGGGCTTTGGCCGCACAGGCACCATGTTCGCCCTGGAACAGGCGGGCGTGGTTCCCGACCTCGTGTGCCTGTCCAAGGGGATCAGCGGCGGATTCCTGCCTCTTGCCGCAACAGTGGCCAGTCGCCGCATCTACGAATCCTTTCTTGGGGAGGACTTCCACACAGCCTTTGCACACGGGCATTCGTTCACGGCAAATCCCCTTGGCTGCGCCGCAGGCGTGGCCTCCTTGGCGCTGTTCAAGGAGGAAGACACCCTCCGGCGCATAGCCGACATAACGCACGCGCACCGTGTCTGGCTGGCGGATATCGCAACCCTGCCGGGCGTCACCCGGCCTCGCGCGCTGGGGTCCATCGCCGCTGTCACCCTTGGCGACGGCGCCAGCGACTATCATGCCGGCGTAGGCGCGGCGGTCAAGGCAAAATGCTTTGAACGGGGACTGCTCATCCGCCCCATGGGCAATGTGGTGTACCTCATGCCTCCGGCTTGCGTGACCAGAGAGGAACTGCTGCGGGCTCAGGAAGGTCTGACGCGGGTACTCAAAGAAACCGCCACGCTGTATGCGTCCTGA
- the hisF gene encoding imidazole glycerol phosphate synthase subunit HisF, whose translation MLSKRIIPCLDVRDGKLTKGVKFKDNVDIGDPVETARHYYEQGADEIVFYDITASSEGRGIFLDVVERVASQIFIPFSVGGGINSVADMRAVLVAGAEKVSVNSGAVKNPDIISEGAAAFGSQCVVLGMDVKRVDKSERIPSGFEVVIHGGRKFTGMDALEWAKTGEALGAGEICLNSIDADGTKDGYDLDLTRLVSKSVRIPVIASGGAGNPQHMADAFTTGKASAALIASIVHYGQYTIRQIKEHIANQGVQMRMVW comes from the coding sequence ATGCTCAGTAAGCGCATCATCCCCTGTCTCGACGTGCGCGATGGCAAGCTCACCAAAGGCGTAAAGTTCAAGGACAACGTGGACATCGGCGATCCGGTGGAGACCGCGCGCCACTACTATGAGCAAGGCGCCGACGAGATCGTCTTCTATGACATCACCGCATCGTCGGAAGGCCGCGGCATTTTTCTGGACGTGGTGGAGCGCGTGGCCAGCCAGATTTTCATTCCGTTTTCCGTGGGCGGCGGCATCAACAGCGTAGCCGACATGCGCGCCGTGCTTGTGGCCGGGGCCGAAAAGGTCTCCGTGAACTCCGGCGCGGTCAAGAATCCGGACATTATCAGCGAAGGCGCGGCCGCCTTCGGCTCCCAATGCGTCGTGCTTGGCATGGACGTGAAGCGCGTTGACAAAAGTGAACGCATCCCTTCGGGCTTCGAGGTCGTCATCCACGGCGGCCGCAAATTCACCGGCATGGACGCCCTGGAATGGGCCAAAACCGGCGAAGCCCTTGGCGCCGGAGAAATCTGCCTGAACTCCATCGACGCCGATGGCACCAAGGACGGCTACGATCTCGACCTGACGCGCCTGGTGAGCAAGAGCGTGCGCATCCCCGTGATCGCCTCCGGCGGAGCGGGCAATCCGCAGCACATGGCCGACGCCTTCACCACGGGCAAGGCCAGCGCGGCGCTCATCGCCTCCATCGTGCACTACGGACAATACACCATCCGCCAGATCAAGGAGCATATCGCAAACCAGGGCGTGCAGATGCGCATGGTCTGGTAG
- the moaC gene encoding cyclic pyranopterin monophosphate synthase MoaC, with amino-acid sequence MSQEFSHIDDTGRARMVDVSGKSESVRIARVRAEVVLNERTMRLLVDKALPKGEVLGTARVAGILAAKRTAELIPLCHPLPLDFADVSFELDEAANIVRIEAEARTSAKTGVEMEALLAAQVAAATIYDMCKAVQKDIRITDCRLVYKSGGKSGLFQAD; translated from the coding sequence ATGAGCCAGGAGTTCTCGCACATAGACGACACCGGGCGTGCCCGCATGGTCGATGTCAGCGGCAAGAGCGAGAGCGTGCGCATCGCCCGCGTCCGTGCCGAGGTGGTTCTGAACGAGCGGACCATGCGGCTGCTCGTCGACAAGGCGCTTCCCAAGGGCGAGGTGCTGGGAACGGCCCGGGTGGCCGGTATTCTGGCCGCGAAGCGCACGGCCGAGCTCATCCCCTTGTGCCACCCGCTGCCGTTGGATTTTGCGGATGTGTCGTTCGAGCTGGATGAAGCCGCCAACATCGTGCGCATTGAGGCCGAGGCCCGCACCAGCGCCAAGACCGGCGTCGAGATGGAGGCCCTGCTCGCCGCACAGGTGGCGGCGGCCACCATCTATGACATGTGCAAGGCCGTGCAGAAGGACATTCGCATCACAGACTGTCGTTTGGTGTACAAGAGCGGCGGCAAGAGCGGGCTGTTCCAGGCTGATTGA
- a CDS encoding SixA phosphatase family protein has translation MNLYLMQHGPCLPQEVKANQPLTPVGQDQMISAARAMRIMGLWFDALLASPFHPAMQAASIIAEGMGYAPSSVTSFAALRGDTPLKHCLEHLRECERHQSVLLCGEMPLLGALASHLLTSGPKLSLALEGGSLLAISQPRLDGRNGTLRWLLQPGQMQMIAAG, from the coding sequence ATGAACCTGTACCTTATGCAGCACGGCCCCTGTCTCCCGCAGGAAGTGAAGGCCAACCAGCCCCTCACGCCGGTTGGGCAGGACCAGATGATCAGCGCTGCAAGGGCCATGCGCATCATGGGGCTGTGGTTCGACGCACTCCTCGCAAGCCCATTCCACCCCGCCATGCAGGCGGCCTCGATCATTGCCGAAGGCATGGGCTATGCTCCGTCCAGCGTCACCAGCTTCGCAGCGCTGCGCGGGGACACGCCTCTCAAACACTGCCTGGAGCATCTGCGCGAATGCGAACGCCATCAATCCGTGCTGCTCTGCGGAGAAATGCCGCTGCTGGGCGCACTCGCCTCGCATCTGCTCACATCCGGTCCGAAGCTCTCACTCGCTCTCGAAGGCGGTTCGCTGCTCGCCATCTCGCAGCCCAGGCTGGACGGCCGCAACGGCACGTTGCGCTGGCTGCTCCAGCCGGGGCAGATGCAGATGATCGCCGCAGGATGA
- the bioD gene encoding dethiobiotin synthase produces MKIFVTGTDTDAGKTVACAWLCLHSGADYWKPIQSGYPPDRDADTVSRLSGAAVHPERHMLRAPLSPLHAGRLENLCIDIDDFRTPSTTRPLVIEGAGGVLVPVNERATMLDLITRLGAPVIVAARSGLGTINHTCLTLMALRAHNIPVFGVVLSGPLHAENREAIEHFGNVKVVAEIPPLDPLSRDSLARVAPLPGALDWIRWKS; encoded by the coding sequence ATGAAGATCTTCGTTACCGGAACGGACACAGACGCGGGAAAGACCGTGGCTTGCGCATGGCTGTGCCTGCACTCCGGAGCGGACTACTGGAAGCCCATCCAGTCCGGCTACCCGCCCGACCGCGATGCGGATACGGTCTCCAGGCTTTCCGGCGCCGCCGTCCATCCTGAACGGCACATGCTTCGCGCCCCGCTTTCTCCCCTGCACGCTGGGAGGCTGGAAAACCTGTGCATAGATATTGACGACTTCAGGACGCCTTCCACCACGCGTCCGCTGGTCATCGAGGGAGCAGGCGGAGTGCTTGTGCCCGTCAACGAACGCGCCACCATGCTCGACCTCATCACGCGCCTTGGCGCGCCAGTCATTGTGGCCGCGCGCAGCGGCCTGGGCACAATCAACCACACCTGCCTAACCCTTATGGCCCTGCGGGCGCACAACATCCCGGTGTTCGGCGTCGTGCTCAGCGGACCGCTCCATGCCGAGAACCGCGAGGCCATAGAACATTTCGGAAACGTCAAGGTCGTTGCGGAGATCCCGCCCCTGGACCCGCTCTCCAGGGATTCCCTCGCACGCGTGGCCCCCCTGCCAGGAGCCCTGGACTGGATACGGTGGAAATCATGA
- a CDS encoding YkgJ family cysteine cluster protein encodes MADAAFTCQRCGHCCQGEGGIVLTAKDRSRLATHLGLAEAEMLERYAERAGAKLRLRTGEDGYCVFFVHGTGCGVHPGRPDICRAWPYFRGNLVDEASWEMIQTDCPGVRKEAGHAAFVREGVSYLLENGLIHAPGPDVPHALVIGRDFDLSHPDTTEEG; translated from the coding sequence ATGGCTGATGCAGCGTTCACCTGCCAACGCTGCGGGCATTGCTGCCAGGGCGAGGGAGGCATTGTGCTCACCGCCAAGGACAGATCTCGCCTGGCAACGCACCTTGGCCTTGCCGAAGCCGAAATGCTGGAGCGCTATGCCGAGCGCGCCGGGGCCAAGCTGCGCCTGCGCACGGGGGAAGATGGCTACTGCGTGTTCTTCGTCCACGGAACCGGCTGCGGCGTGCATCCCGGCCGACCGGACATCTGCCGCGCCTGGCCGTATTTCCGGGGCAACCTCGTGGACGAGGCCAGTTGGGAAATGATCCAGACCGACTGCCCCGGTGTGCGCAAGGAGGCGGGACACGCGGCCTTTGTCCGAGAAGGGGTGTCCTATCTGCTTGAAAACGGGCTCATCCATGCCCCCGGTCCGGATGTGCCACACGCCCTTGTCATCGGCCGCGATTTTGACCTTTCACACCCGGACACGACCGAAGAGGGCTGA
- a CDS encoding aminotransferase class I/II-fold pyridoxal phosphate-dependent enzyme, with protein sequence MNDLLRHYAEALEALDAQGLLRRLPPSPLGGAVDFSSNDYLGLARRPKLVEAAAEAGRLYGVGATGSRLLSGNTPLHEAFEARIATDKGSEAALVFASGYQTNAACIAALLDKTVLGAEPLVFADRLNHASMHLGCALAGARQLRYRHLDLEHLKVLLEQYEDSPLPRVILTESVFGMDGDQADVAALQSLAVRHGALLYVDEAHATGVFGPRGYGLCEAVGLAPSTVVMGTLSKALGVSGGYIACSRLVRDYLVNKAGGFVFSTAPSPLVLGAALKAWEMLPHMGAERTALLDRAQSLRVALRGMGLDHGASTTHIVPVILGSPERTMAAKQTLANHGILVSAVRPPTVPQGSSRLRLGLSAAHTDQDMARLLAELARV encoded by the coding sequence ATGAATGATCTTCTTCGCCACTATGCCGAAGCCCTGGAAGCCTTGGACGCCCAGGGCCTGCTGCGCAGACTCCCCCCTTCCCCGCTGGGCGGAGCGGTCGATTTCTCAAGCAATGACTATCTTGGCCTTGCCCGCAGGCCCAAACTTGTAGAAGCCGCGGCAGAGGCTGGACGGCTTTACGGCGTGGGTGCTACGGGGTCGCGCCTGCTCTCCGGCAACACGCCGCTTCATGAGGCTTTCGAGGCCCGCATCGCCACGGACAAAGGCTCCGAGGCAGCGCTGGTGTTCGCCTCCGGATACCAGACCAACGCGGCCTGCATCGCAGCCCTGCTCGACAAGACCGTGCTCGGCGCGGAGCCGCTCGTTTTCGCCGACAGGCTGAACCACGCCAGCATGCATCTGGGCTGCGCCCTGGCCGGGGCCAGGCAGTTGCGCTACCGCCACCTGGACCTGGAGCATCTTAAAGTCCTGCTTGAGCAATACGAGGATTCCCCGCTTCCACGCGTCATTCTTACGGAGTCAGTGTTCGGCATGGACGGCGATCAGGCCGATGTGGCGGCCCTGCAATCCCTTGCCGTGCGCCATGGCGCGCTTTTGTATGTGGACGAAGCCCACGCCACAGGTGTTTTCGGCCCGCGCGGCTATGGCCTGTGCGAGGCCGTAGGCCTTGCCCCGTCCACTGTGGTCATGGGCACCCTGAGCAAGGCTCTTGGCGTCAGCGGCGGCTACATCGCCTGCTCGCGCCTCGTGCGCGACTACCTCGTCAACAAGGCTGGCGGCTTTGTCTTTTCCACCGCGCCCTCCCCGCTTGTGCTGGGCGCGGCCCTCAAGGCCTGGGAAATGCTGCCGCACATGGGCGCGGAGCGCACCGCCCTGCTTGACCGCGCACAGTCCCTTCGCGTCGCCCTGCGCGGCATGGGGCTCGACCATGGTGCATCCACCACGCACATCGTTCCCGTGATCCTGGGATCCCCGGAACGCACCATGGCCGCCAAGCAAACCCTCGCGAACCACGGCATCCTGGTCTCCGCCGTACGGCCGCCAACCGTGCCCCAAGGCTCCTCCAGGCTTCGCCTGGGGCTATCGGCCGCCCACACCGACCAGGACATGGCGCGGCTTCTGGCGGAGCTGGCCCGCGTATGA
- a CDS encoding alpha/beta fold hydrolase: MTGLVFLHGWGFGPEAWSPWADAFPERPVALLDAGYYGPERYALPPCPDGWIGIGHSLGFARLLAMDIPWRGLLGFGGFLRFCAPEPTCCGVPHTTVDAMIDRLEGDPTDVLRRFLRRCGMNGMSPRQPTAEGLSRLRRDLLFLRGPGLSAPAGPPPTLLIHAADDRIVPLSLAEETCAALKGARLATLERGGHALPFLHMGPCLSMCREFLHGLP; this comes from the coding sequence ATGACCGGGCTGGTTTTCCTGCATGGTTGGGGGTTCGGGCCTGAAGCCTGGAGCCCCTGGGCGGATGCATTCCCCGAACGGCCTGTGGCGCTGCTCGACGCGGGCTACTACGGTCCGGAACGCTACGCCCTTCCCCCGTGTCCTGATGGGTGGATCGGCATCGGCCATTCCCTGGGCTTCGCGCGCTTGCTGGCGATGGACATCCCCTGGCGCGGCCTTTTGGGGTTTGGCGGGTTCCTGCGCTTTTGCGCGCCGGAACCGACATGCTGCGGCGTGCCCCACACCACTGTCGACGCCATGATCGACCGTCTGGAGGGCGACCCGACGGATGTGCTTCGCCGCTTCTTGCGCCGTTGCGGCATGAACGGCATGTCCCCCAGGCAGCCTACGGCAGAAGGACTGTCACGGCTGCGCCGCGACCTGCTGTTCCTGCGAGGCCCAGGCCTTTCCGCCCCGGCCGGACCGCCGCCCACACTGCTGATCCATGCTGCGGACGACCGCATCGTGCCGCTTTCGCTGGCCGAGGAAACCTGCGCCGCGCTCAAGGGCGCGCGTCTTGCGACACTTGAGCGCGGCGGACACGCGCTGCCCTTTCTGCACATGGGGCCATGCCTTTCCATGTGCCGGGAGTTCCTCCATGGCCTTCCATGA